One Cryptosporidium parvum Iowa II chromosome 1, whole genome shotgun sequence genomic window, AACAAGGGTAAGTGAAGATATAAAAACTTAAtgtattaatgataaaaatgatGGTATGAGAAGCTAACATTATGCCTCAAtagtaattaaatatattaataaccAAGCTACTTTAACTAAACTTTCGAGTATGTTTCACTGGTAACTTGTACAGCACAACTATTAATCGCTTTAGTACTTTCTGTGTAGTATTTCTTATAATAGATAGAGTATAATATAGATATAATTGTAACAATAGTAACTGAAATAATACAAACTGATAAATATGTCAGATTTTTTCCAAAGTCAGCTGGCTCGCTATTAAGGAAGATGATACTTTGCTTGTTTTTAGAGTTCCGTTCTATATTAAGGTATATTTCGGAATAAGGAAggaattcattttttcttaagtAAAGTTGATTACATAAATAATCAGAACTTGATGAATGCACGATTAAAGCGGTATTAGAGttggaattattatcaGGGAATTTAATGAATCCGCACTGACAAATTCCATTCGTGtgtttatttttaatgttTGCAATACAAGtatgaataataaagtttGGGTTGGAATTTGATTTGGAAGCTATATTAATGGATGAATTCTTGTATTTGAAATTCACCTTAAATCCACGACTAGATCTTGATTCAACGGAATCGTTAAAAACAAACCCTCTAACAAACTTGAATTCATCTTttccattttcttttttttgcttACCCAACGATATAAGCAATTGTTGTGTATTGCATTCATTTTCCATGCTGACAGTAGAGTTCAATTCCTTAAAATTAGAAGTTCTGTATCTAAAGCCGGCAGAATACTCGCCAAATTTGGTTTTTCCAGGATCAAATTTGGAATCTTGTTTACAGTTAGATGAAAGCAACTCCCAAGTAAAGATTGTGTGACATTCAGAAGTTCCCttggaattatttttgtgAGTCTCATCAGTAGTATTGGAACAAATAGATGATAATCCACTGttgaataatgaaaattcaaGTTTTCCATGATTAACTTCAGAGTGCATTTGTAAGTGTAAGCTAGCAGAAATACTGAGCTCAATAGTGGACTTTGAGGCCACAGCAAGAATTTGgggataatatttttttgcaATTGGGAAAATTTCACTCTGAGGGGGATAAAATCCAAAATATTCAGAGCCAATTTCTGgagataatgaaattatattGTGAGCTGCAAGTAAATAGTCATCTGCTTCTCCCGAAGCCTCATAATCCATTGTGGGGTTTCTAGCTGCTGATGAGAAACAATAATTGGAagcattttcaaattcatttcttgattttgtGAAAAATGTTGAATCAAATCCTTTTTTGGCAGAATTGACAAAAAATGGGCCCTTCATATGCATTAAGGTTTTAATTATACAAGAAGGAgaagatattaaaatttcataCTTAAGTTCATTATATATGGAAGCGATATTCTCGTTTAGATCTTTGTCCTTGCAACAATTCCAAGGTATAGTCCACAAATCACCAAATGTATGCAGATTAACTGCAGTAACAAAACTTTTTACATTATTTACAAGATCTCTTACAGCTCGTGTTTCGGGTTCAGAAAAAGGATATTCCCCAGAATACTCTTGCGGGTCACATTTAGAAACAAGAGAGTTTTCAAAATTGAAGTCATAATTACGATTAATATCAACTCCATCTTCATCTGATCTCCCAGAATTACAAGTTTTCCTTTGATTCTTTCTAATCCCATAATTTCGTGTTCTTTCTATTGCTGCATATCCATCTGGATTTACAAATGGGACATACCAAATATCGATATTAGAGAGTAAAAAGTTAGAAGCAGGGTCTTGCTTATAAATTGCATCTTCCATGAGTTTAGTGATAAAGTATATTCCAGTTGTTAAGCCTGCAGGCTCTCTTGAATGATGCATTGATGTTAGTAAAAATGCAGGTTTTTTACCCtgattaatataaaagtaCGAGTCTTCTGAATAAGAGCCATCCATCTTACTAAAAAATCCGACTCTATAAGCATCAATAGGCCTTCCTTCAAAACTTGTCCCTATTTTATGCTTCCTTATAAAGTTTGTTCCGAATTGTGATGCTAAATTATCCAAAATGATCATTGCTTCGTTCAATTTTGGGAAACTTCTCAATGAACCCCTATTCAAAGAATACAAAATTCTTCTAAGATCTTGGTTTTCAACACCATAATCCATATCTGGGATTCCTAATTCTAAATAATCATCAGGGATTGTTGAAATTTGTTCTCTTGAATATTGTAGCTTCCTCTCTGGTCTTTCTACATATCCAAAAACtttgtaaataaatatcaaaaaaattatggTTAAAAAACTAATAATATCTGATGGCTTTCTTTGCTTCTTCATTCTGTATTTTTAcaagataaatatatatttctaaataacattttcaattttttgcTTCCTTGtcaaagatattaaaaatttggcCTGCTTATAAATTACTATTGTAGAAAATATACCTGCATTATATGTTCTCTTGTTAAAATAGTAATCTAGacttatattattttcaaattatatttttttcttgattcCAATCCCCATTGCCCTTTGTCCGTGTggaatttttatatttcttaCCGCTTATTGTTTTCTCTGCCAAATGCGCCTTGGTAATTAATCATTAACTTATAATCATTTTATCCGAagtttttttaaagttaagaaatgaaattttaaaCCTTTTGTAAAATTTAAGTAAATTTACTTTACGCCTAACCAATTCTGAATtaatctttatttaattttgcATAATCCTAATTACTATGTGGACACTCCACCTAATGCAAACGCATGTATACCGGTACATGTAATGGAATATTTGTGATTTTTCCGTAGTATGCATGCACAATTGGAGTGGGAAATTGATAAGAATTACGGAATAAAAGAATACATTATTacttatattaattaatactAATTATCTCTTTTCCCTAAAAGTGTATATTCATATAAAATGTTTAGCAAAAAGGCATTGGCTTAATACGTGTGTATTTCTGTAACTGTTTTGGGGGTGGAGAAATGTTAAGATAGTTTTGAAAATCAGCTATTGGTCTTGGAAACCAATCTTCTACCATTATTGTGTAGATATTGTGTCTCATTTTCTTCTCAGCTTTATATATCCAGGGGATAAGCTCTTTGATTACTATTCGTTTCGGATATAATATCTCCTTTTTCGTAATTTCAAGAGAATTTAGATATTTATCACAGTCTTGATGAATTTGTATCGGCTTGGATGGGTATACGTGTGTTTTATTATGATTTTCGAAAATTTCCTTAGGCCTAACCTTTAAAATTGGAGTGATAAAAAGTCCCATGAATGCTCCTATTGCTCCAAAAGGAATTCCAGCATGAAGAAACTCAAATAACTTCAATGTAACTTCAGATTCCACTGTAATGTTCAGCTCAAATGCAGTATGTAGGATATCGTGaatctaaaaaaaagaaaggtAAGTAATTACAATCTgctattaaaaattatctATAATCGTTAAGACTTACCTGTCTGAACCTTGTCAAAACATAAGCTAAATCCTCACTGTTCA contains:
- a CDS encoding carboxypeptidase probably secreted, signal peptide — protein: MKKQRKPSDIISFLTIIFLIFIYKVFGYVERPERKLQYSREQISTIPDDYLELGIPDMDYGVENQDLRRILYSLNRGSLRSFPKLNEAMIILDNLASQFGTNFIRKHKIGTSFEGRPIDAYRVGFFSKMDGSYSEDSYFYINQGKKPAFLLTSMHHSREPAGLTTGIYFITKLMEDAIYKQDPASNFLLSNIDIWYVPFVNPDGYAAIERTRNYGIRKNQRKTCNSGRSDEDGVDINRNYDFNFENSLVSKCDPQEYSGEYPFSEPETRAVRDLVNNVKSFVTAVNLHTFGDLWTIPWNCCKDKDLNENIASIYNELKYEILISSPSCIIKTLMHMKGPFFVNSAKKGFDSTFFTKSRNEFENASNYCFSSAARNPTMDYEASGEADDYLLAAHNIISLSPEIGSEYFGFYPPQSEIFPIAKKYYPQILAVASKSTIELSISASLHLQMHSEVNHGKLEFSLFNSGLSSICSNTTDETHKNNSKGTSECHTIFTWELLSSNCKQDSKFDPGKTKFGEYSAGFRYRTSNFKELNSTVSMENECNTQQLLISLGKQKKENGKDEFKFVRGFVFNDSVESRSSRGFKVNFKYKNSSINIASKSNSNPNFIIHTCIANIKNKHTNGICQCGFIKFPDNNSNSNTALIVHSSSSDYLCNQLYLRKNEFLPYSEIYLNIERNSKNKQSIIFLNSEPADFGKNLTYLSVCIISVTIVTIISILYSIYYKKYYTESTKAINSCAVQVTSETYSKV
- a CDS encoding hypothetical protein (similar to ubiquinone biosynthesis protein, Coq4), with the translated sequence MNKFTNLLIKRTASSLKGGDFRELFRKNYIPITQFEKVLLSVTSCVEGLKNPTDSNSVACITELTSNRALRRLQILMNSTPDGRRIIKNRPLIDSSKYSIKDLMAFPDDSLGRRYGEFLTTYNLEINRDPVRYVNSEDLAYVLTRFRQIHDILHTAFELNITVESEVTLKLFEFLHAGIPFGAIGAFMGLFITPILKVRPKEIFENHNKTHVYPSKPIQIHQDCDKYLNSLEITKKEILYPKRIVIKELIPWIYKAEKKMRHNIYTIMVEDWFPRPIADFQNYLNISPPPKQLQKYTRIKPMPFC